From the Musa acuminata AAA Group cultivar baxijiao chromosome BXJ3-1, Cavendish_Baxijiao_AAA, whole genome shotgun sequence genome, the window atttttttgaaaggATATTTACATAACATTAAAATGTATTGGAGTACATATATTATTTTGGCTTGATAGATATAATAACTTTTTCAATGTAGTtgaaatgaaataatttttaCTATGTTTTATTTTTCCCATGTTTCTCTTTAGTTCtattttttaaatagaaaaaaaatattacggCTACTTGCGAAATGATTACACTTGATTCCCAAAAGATATGTCTATTATAATCTAATAAGGATGACCTAATGTACATGACTCTCACCAATGGGACATGAAGAGATTTAGCAGATGACacgatattaatttttattaaaatttatatgagAACACTCATAATTTATATCCGATGAAAGACACTTCCCATTGCACCTGCAATACATAATTTCATGCCATTTGGGCTTTAGaactataataattataaaatgctcaaactttaatatttttatccCAAAAAAACATTTCTTTCTCTCATGTTTTCATACATACGGAAAAAAGAAAACTAACCAAACAGTAAATACATTAATCAATATGAAAATACATGAACAATTATGAGAGAGGGGGTAAAAAGACTTGGGCAATAAAAAACAAATACATAGATAAAATACATGAATAAACACTATAGATAAGAGAAAAATATCTCATTTTAAGAAGATTCGTATATACACTAACACACGTTTAAATAAGATAAGAGGAAAGCAAAAGTTCATAACAACCTAAACAGATAGACGCTTTGTTCCCTCTTCCATCCTCCTGCTGCTTCCCATGGCGTTCCGATCCGTGTTCGACGGCGGAGCCCTGCGGACCGAATTCGAGAGCGCCGGCATCAGCCCCCACTTCGTCCCCCTCATCTGGAAGTAACTAATCAACAACTCCCTCTCTCCCTCGCTCAACGCCTCCTAATTTGCTTTCTTAGGGTTTTGTTTCTTCTTCGACCATCATCGTTTGATCTCTTTCTGCCGTGAATTTGAGCAGGTACGTCCTCCACAACCCGGCCTGCGATCTAAGCGACGTGCCCTCGCTTCCTTCGGCGGCGTACCCTCTACTCAGCTCCAAGTTCCGGCCACTCACCTCCTTTCTCTCCTCCGCCCTCGACTCCAACGACCGACTCACAACCAAGCTCCTCATCCGTCTACAGGTCTCGCATCTTTCTCTGTCTTGTCCGATCTGGGGCTGACAGATTGGATTCTGATGTTCCCCGTTTGATTTCACTTGTTCCTTGAGATTGCTGTGGCTCTGCCTATTGTGTGCTGATAGAATGAATTCTAATGTCAATTGCTAGGTTGAGCTGTGGACCTCGGGCTTGTTggttttatgtcaatttctacttTTGTTTTGTTGTAGATAGTTTGATTTGGTCAAACTTTAGATTTCGCTCGCCCTTCATCCCATTTGTGATTGTGGTGCTTCGTAGACAGAAAAATGGAATGCATTAGAGTTAGGGGTCTGATGAGAAGCCATGTTAGCTATTTTTTTGGTGAACGATGCTATGGTCCTGGTTTTCACTACGATACTAGCCTTTCAGGTCACCTATATCATTTTTTCACCGtaaacaaataattttttattttattttcacacCTTTCTCTTTACATTCAAATTGTCTTGCTTTCGAGATTCATGATGGTAACTAAAATTGAACCACTAGGAGCATTACTTAATGCGACAATAAGTATCTGTAGCTTTACCTTTCATAAGTTCTAGTCGTTTGCGCTTCAAAAATGTGCTTGACAAGAACCAAGTAGATGGATTGGGAGATAAGGGATTAGGAAGAATGCCCCTTCTCCTCACATAGCTAATTTCCCACCTAAGGTAAGGTAGAAAGTGTTATTTTTCAATATTTGACTTTATCAATCTTTTAATGGTTGTCTAACTTATTCCATATACATAAtgattaaataattaatattattcaaAGATAATATTGAATTAAAAGAATAAATTGTGTTCAGCTAGTGCGTAGTTTGATTTGTTGATTTGTCACTGCAGCCCTACCTAAATGGAATCTAGTCCCAAGCCATCTCAACCCATTATCACACCTCTGTGTATGCACCATAAACGTAGCTTGTCTGAACTACGAGAAGATTCGAAAGTTCCGTTTGAAATTTTGAAGCTCTAGCACTGCCAGATTAATCTACTCAGTTACTGAGAACAAGTATAAAGGTATTATTTTCGAAGAAAAAAAGGCTTTAAATTTTATAAAGGACAGACGAGTGAATGATGTCAAACCTTTTCTTATTAATTAGACTTGTTCTAAGAAGACTTTATGATCTTACAGAAGACAGATGAgtgaatgatgataaaaaaatttattattaattagaCTTGTCCTATGAAGACTATATGATCTTTTTATAGAACAGCTTAAGTGTTATCTTGCTAAAGAAAAGGATATTattgttgtttttattttttctattatcaGAATGGCAACTCTGTGGAGGCTGTAATTATGAGATATGACACACGACAAGGAAAATATGATGGAAAACCTCGTTCTGGGGGTCCTAGATCAACCTTGTGTGTCTCATCCCAGGTGCGACCATTCTGTTTGCTCTGGTGTAATAGCCATATTCTAGTTTATGACAAATAATCTTAGCTAGACTATTGAATGCCATGTTTCTGGTTAAGATTCTGCAGTTATTCTTTTTTTCAAGAGCTTTGAGTTCCATAACCAGCTTGTTTTCAGGTGGGCTGCAAAATGGGTTGTAAATTCTGTGCTACTGGGACAATGGGTTTTAAGAACAATCTTTCATCAGGAGAGATTGTGGAACAATTGGTGCATGCATCTCGCATCACACATATACGGAATGTTGTTTTCATGGTAATATATGTGTTAGCATCTCTTGTTCTGAAACTTGTTTTGTCTTGttacacatatcatgaatgttgcTTTAGCATGCATTAGTGTCAATATGCTTTGTTGACATTGAATAAGTTTTGTGAATAATCTTTCGATAGGAGAGATTGTCGAACAATTGTTGCATGTATCTCACTTTACTCATATGCAGAATTCTGTTTTCATGGTAATATATGTGTTAGCATCTTTTGTCTATAACTTATTGTCTTGTTGCACATGTCAATAGTGTTGCTTTAGAATTCATTAGGGTCGATTAAGTGAAGTCATCGGATGCCTAAGCGCTCGCCTTGGGACCCAAGTGAGGTGAGAGTGCTTGATAAGTAGGCTAGGCGAGCGACTTCAATCGGGCGTGGCCCAGGCGTTGGGTGGACCAAGCGCCTACCTGATTCAACTTAGGCTGGGTTGAGCCTAAGTCTAGCcaatttggttcaattgaaccagatGAATGGTCTCACTCAAATAGCTACTTGCTACCCTCCCAACCCCTTATTTCCTTCTGCATACTTCTTCCACCTCTCCTTATGTTTCTTTCTCTTGTAATCATGTAATGTTAATCATTATTAATAATGGTCCATAGTCTACGAATTTGATGGTCATTGACTTTCTTGAGGGAAATTGTTAAATTTTTAAcattaatcttctttttcttttagcaGTTTTATTATTAGATTTGGACAATGTAGTACTTTGGTATTTTAAATGAATGTAGTTTGATGTTTCGATGGTGATATTTAAGTACCTAGCTTTGCTAGGGCGTTTTGGCACCTTGGTGCCTTTTAGTGTCTAGCGTTTTTTACTACACTGGGTATTGTTGACTATGGATAGGCATTGGTTGATTATGCTTACAGTTGTTTTGATCTGTTCGAAATCTTAAACCAGATTGATAAAAGGGAAATATAAATGTGCAACAATTTGAAAGTATTCACAACCTTTCAAAACTATTTGGCATGTGATGCAGGTGAACTTTTAATTTTGGTTCTTCTCTGCTTTAGCTCTAAATATATTTGTGTTTTGCAACACACTTATCTCAAGCATCTTCTTATTGTACACAGAGCTTCTCTATTTTGCCATTGAGAATAGCCAGTGAATTTTGTATTATATACCTAGATGACTCCTTGGCCTTATTGATGGTTGTACTTACACAGGGCATGGGGGAACCATTAAACAACTATGCAGCTTTAGTGGAAGCTATCCAGATCATGACAGGATTTCCATTTCAGCTATCACCTAAAAAAATTACTGTATCAACTGTAGGTACTAACTGCTAAtgcattttttaaaatattattggtGGATTTATTACGTCTTTTCCTTCATGTGTACTTGCTTTCATCCATTTTGTTTTCTGAGTTTGAAATGTATCAACCTCATCAAACCTTGATTCCCACTGTGCATTTCTTGGTGGAACAGTTATCTAAATTTTATTGTCAAAATATTTGACAATTTTCCATGTCAggcatttatttatattttggtttgcttttcatttctgTCTAGGGCTAACGCCATTTAAGCTGTCATCCAAACAGTTTACAATCCCAGTGTGTTTGTGATGTCTATCAAGGGCTATATTCCTATTATTGAGTTGTAGCCTAAATATCTCTCAGTAAGGATGCTTATCTTGTTTCCTGTAATCCGTACAGTAGCATAAACAGTTATGTTGGAGCATGTTCTACATTGTAATAGGATGTTTGATACTTTTAGTATTCACTAAAGCTTGACTCTTATATGGCCTTTCTCACTctaattagataagggtttcctgtagatttcaatataatttatattggTGAACACCGCAGAGGACATttgtttggttatggatttgtttGTGAATATTAATTTGTATTATATATCATAATTTCTTGATGGAACCTGTTCAAATTTAATCTGATACTTGGCTTTCATCTTTCATGGTCTTCATCATTTCCAAAAGATTATTTATTTTCCCTTTCACTATAATCACTTAAATGTGTTTCTTgtacttccttttttttcttgtttgggTATTGACATCTTATTTCTGTTGATCCTCTTTATGTTTTATTTCTGTTTTGTCTACTCTAAAGTTGTCTTTATATTGATATGATCACTTTCATTAATGCTATCTCTACccattcacttgtttcttctagtTCTTGATTTTTCTGTTTGGGTTTTTCATCTTGTTTCTGTTGATCCTCTTGTGTTGTTTCTCTTCTGTGTGCTTAATAGAATTGTTCTTGTATTGATATGATCACTATCATTGATGCAGTATTGCATCTCGACTTAAGTACAACATGCCTATTACAACTTCAGATTAGCTTTTATCTTTACATCTCATAGCcacactttttttttcttgttaattCAAAGTAAAGAAGCCTTTAATATATGATTATGGTTTATTGTCTAAACATGAACAACACTTTTGTGTGAATTGCAACATACATATATTAATAACGtcagaaaaaaatttaataaaaaaaaatacatatcagTTTTTTGTTAATAAGCCATTTTGTCACCATTTTGTGCAAACAAAATCAATAAGGCACATTGCAGTATCTTTCCATTCTGTTTAAAATGAAATGAATATCTTTTTGCTACTAAATTAACATGTATGCATCTTAAATTCATCTGCAGTTGATTATTTATCTATTATTAGCCAAGTTTCATAGACAGTCACTGTTAATAGTTCACAAAATGATAATATTTCTGTTATACATTCTGTAGGTTGGGATAATTCATGCCATCAACAAGCTGCCTATTGACCTTCCAACTGTGAATCTAGCTGTGTCATTGCATGCACCAGATCAGGATATTCGTTGCCAGATAATGCCAGCAGCACGAGCTTTTCCTTTGGGAAAACTTATGGATGCATTACAGACCTATCAAAAGAACACGTGAGAACTAGGAAACTGCGCCCATATGCTGAATATGTTGTCTTTATTATTTTCAAGTTTAGTCAAATCTTTTTATGACCCTTGATTGCAGTCAGCAGAAAGTCTTTGTAGAGTACATCATGCTTGATGGGGTCAATGATCACGAGCAGCATGCTCACCAACTGGGCAAATTACTAGTAACATTTAAAGTGGTGAGCTTATTGTCTAAAATATTGTTTGCTGTCCACTTTTGAAACTGATTAACTTCTTATGTCCATTTAATGAAAAGCATTTGTTTGTTTGAACAAGCACAGAAATGAAAAAAGGTTACTACATTTTGATATGCTGTGATGTACTGACTTAAGATGCCTTTACAAgatatgaaaaacatcccatcagAAATATGAATCTTTTGGCTACAAAAATTAGACTTTATAGTTTAATCACTGAAGGTCGTAGTTGTTGGGTACAACATATGAATCTTTATCTTGTTGACTACAAGATATGAATTGTTTTGGCTACCCATTTCatcagaaatatttttttatagttaATTATTGAAGGGTTTTTTGGTCTTGTCCTATCTAATCATGCTAGATTGTTTCCTTGTTTTCCTGTAATAAGCAAAATTGATTTTAGTTCTAGATTGAGAAGTTATATTTGGCAGCAAATGTTATGATAAATGAGCTAAAAtaatttttgatatattttgtttttcTGATAATTTGAAGCAAAAACATTACTATGTCAATAGCTGTCTTACTGCTATTTTTGTTGTGTGTGTCAAATGAGCTGGCCACTTTCACCAGAAAAATGTTATCCTAATAGCTGCATACTATCACATGGATTCATCGAGTTAGGAATTCAAAAGCTTTGTCCATGTGTTGTTGAAGAATATTGTCTATTTGAATGGAGGTTTGTTTTGTTTGAAAATGGATCAAAATTAGGTATAAACAGTTTGGAGTTGGTCCACAGGCCATGGTCTTTATATTATGACAGTTATCCATTGTGAGGTCACTGTTGGTCTTCACTGACTTTTCAGTTTGAGATGTTAAATTTACGTGTCATATtttttagaaatgttcataaaacAGACTGCCTTAATGTCTCTGCAGCTTAGCTGTTCAGAAGTGCCATTCCTATAAACTGTCAGATCGCCAATATAGCCTTGATGTCATCCATCATCTGTACTTTAGGAACTAATTAGTTCAGGAAATTCTTCATCTCAATATTGGATGTGCAAGCTGCACAAGAAATTTGTACAATGCCCGATCCAGTTTCTAACAGTTTTTAGTTGGAGACAGGTGGTAAACTTGATACCTTTCAATCCGATTGGTAATTCGAGTTGTTTCAGGACTAGCAGTGAAGAGAATGTGAGAACATTCCAAAAAGTTCTTAGAGGTGTATACAATATCCGGACAACAATTCGTCAAGAGATGGGCCAAGACATCAGTGGTGCCTGTGGGCAGCTGGTGGTGAATCTTGCAGAACAAAGATCAGCTGGTGGTGCAAGTATCTTGAAGGACATCGAGGATCTCCATATCTGATATCAATGATCTTCACAAGTAACTAGTCCTCGTCCTTCATGGTAGCGCTATGTTTTCCAAGCTTTCTCCAGTTCTGCCATCAAATCAAATATCCAAATCCTTTTTATGGTTCTGCCTGCGCATGAGATGGTTTTTGAGTTTGTTCAGTATGATTGGCGCAACTATTATGTAAATGCTACCAATCAGACATTTCACAATTCAAGTGCCTCCAAAAACACTTGAACACAGACCTAATTTTCTTAGGGATCAAGTTTTTTCATGAATTAACTTGCTAAATCACTATAACAAAGGGTTTTTGCACTAATGTAAATAATGCATTGTTTTGAAACGAAGGTTTTTTGTTCTTTCCTGGTTCAGCTATACTAGCGTCTTTTGCCACTCTAAATGACAATCGCTTGCATCTTCTACTTCATTGCATTgacatgatcatgttatgcaaccAATCAATTCTCTCGATAGTTCATTTGATCATATACCTTGaattaaattttgttttcaatTACTACAGATCACTGTGGGCCTGCGACGATGAGAGCTACGGCTTATTCTTCATGGTCGTATTAACCAGAATGTCTTGGTTTATTCTGTTGCGCGGCCCACCCCGTGGAAACGCCCTCTGGAGTGTCCCAAAAGTTATCGAGCTTTAAATACATGTTGGACTGCATGTACTTAATCAACTGATCTGCTCCAGATGTCATCTAATGGCGTTCGATAGGAAATTGGTAATCGAGGCTCATTTCAACAAATCTAATTCTTACCTTAACTGAGATTCATGGAGAGGTTGATACTAGAAGCATCCACATACGTTTTTGGGCGTCATCCCCCTCAAAGATGTGGATCCAAAATCCGCACGATTTGTAGAGAGAAATATACACCAAGGTATCATTTAGTTTAGCGGCACATTTGAAACGAGAATATAATTATAAACCTATATAGGATTATATGGACTTGTGATCGGATGCCATGAATAATGCTATAAAATTATCAACAGGCAGAGTACAAAGATGAAGCGCACGCATTTGGAGCATTGTGCCATGATGCATGCTGCCTTTTTTTGCCCTTCTTAAATTTCCTTTTATTGTAAGAAGAAGACAAAGGCCGTCATTTTGGGTTACCCTCGTATCTCGTGCATTCTCACGGCATCGTATGCCAGCGATAACTGATCGGATTCGTTTGGTATCTTCGTACATACCAACTAGTCGTTCGTTCGGTGCGCCCCACGCCGACAGTTGCCATTAGCAGCCGGAGAGGAAGAGGTGGGGCCGTAGCTAACGCTTCACGGggtgagcgagcgagcgagcgatacCTGTACGTGTTACCTCTGCCCATCTACTCCTCACCCAGCCATTGGCTCGTGTGGAGTCGCTGGGTGGGGGGCCCGTCGTTCGCGTCGAGCGTAGATGAGTGGCCAAGCCAGAGCGGTCACgaaaagtattattattattgttaatttcttttttatttttattctactCCCCCCTGTTCCCAGGCCAGTAGGGTCTCCCTCTTTACATCTGTAGCAGAACTCCGTCTCTTCTCGTCCGCAGCCATGAAAGGACCGGGGCTATTCTCCGACATCGGCAGGACGGCCAAAGGTATCTCATCTTTTACCAATCTCTCTTTTTCCTCGAAACTTGatgttttctgttcttttttgTTCGGCAACTCAGATCTGCTGATCAAGGACTACACCTGCGACCAGAAGCTAACCATCTCCACCTCCAGCGCCTCCGGTGTGGTAATCGTCCTCTACGGCTCTCCCCGTTACCCTTACTTTGCTCTTGTCGATTTCTGATGAATTTGGAATCTTTGATGACGAGCTTATTTTCTAGGTTTTGCAATTTCAATGTCGAATCATGTTGATTGGCTCCGTAATCTAATAGTTGCTGCCGATCTGATTGACGttcgtttctttttctttgtgaagatttaggaTGGTCCCATTTGTAGCGCTTGTTGCTCCAAGGAGATCAGGAATAACTTCTGCGTGTGTATCTGGAATTATGGGCATTTCTTTTTTCCGCTTAATTGGTGGATTTGCAAGTGGTTGATTGGTTTTTGTCATTTCTGGAATTTGGGGTGGCTTAAATAGTCTGCCTCGATTTAATGCCCATTTATGCGGCTCTTCATGTCTGTGGTTCACAGTTTCGTAATGTTGGATGTGGTTTTATTTGTTCTGTTAACTGTTAACTGCACATTTGATTTTTCCTATTATATGTAGTTATACTTTTTGTTCTGTTGATTGGGTATTTCAATGTGGCCACGTGTTGTCCTTGTGTGCGATCATGCTGTGTCTTGCTAGCTTTCCTTTTTATATGATTACCTGAAAATTGATTCTGTCATATTTTTATTTCTGAGTTTTGGATTTCTTTTGCCTTCTGGAATTTTGCTTCTTCCATGCCCTCTTTGTCTATGAAAACCTCATTCatttattatcattttatatttctcAAATGATGTGAATAACTGCCCTTTCTTATACTGTTCTCTGAATCtacgtttttttctttttttttcgatTTACATTTACTATTAGGTTGATATGATGTTTCTTGATATAGCTTTGACTCTTTGGACTATTAAATTCGTCTGAAATTTTCAACTtttctttgtttgtttgtttcttttgtatttgaatatgctgtattttttctcttgatttcgtgGCCCTTTGGTGTCAGAAATCAAATTTTAGAGGTACTTTTTTATAATTGAAGCTCTACTGTCTTCTTGAATGTATTGGCTTTGGATAGAAAGTTGCTTTGCCACAGTTAGTCCAAATTAGTATATTACCTTGTCAGGTGGTTCAAACATGGTTTTTCATTGCAAAGTATTTTTCAAGGAAAATTGCAAGCAAAAGAAGTATCTTTGCACTtagaaaacatattatcaaggttATTGTAAGAAAAGCTATAGTAGGCTGTCTGATTCCATGCATCAAATATTACCAAAGACCCATTCCTAGAAGAAAGAAGTATTGCTGATCATCTCCATTTGAGATGTTGGGTTCAGGGGAGAAAACCAACAGAAATACAGCGTTGACTGATGCATGATGTTCAAATATTAAGAAGGCACATATCAGAAACTCGTGCTGTTGTACTTATAATATTTGTAGCAGGTTTCCCAACAGAATGGTAAGTGCTGCCTGAAATATGTGGCACAAATTGATACTGATGACATAAAAGTGAGATAGGTGAGCAACAATGTTTGTTATGTTTTTATCAAGATCTATAAGGAGGATCTCTAGTATCTGTTATAACAGTTTCTTACATTCGGTCATGTTAATATTAATTGTGGCATAAAGGAACAGAGTGACAGTAATTAGAAATTCAGCTCTTAATCGATGCTGATGTATCTGAGCATTCTGTCTGAGTTGTGTCACAGCAGAACTGCATTAGTGTGTATAAAGGATCCAAATGCTGGTGGTGGTTGGGGCCCTGAATTCCAACAATCCAATCTATTTGAAGGTGCATCTTTTATTACAATGTGTAGCAAGAGTCCAAGGTTGGTTCCCTGTGGTTAGAATGAGTTTAGATCAGATTTTATAGGCAAAGTCAATTGTCTGGGTTAGTTTGTGAGTTTCTTAGTGCATGTTAAGAGTCCCAGGTTGGTtcctagtggtgagtctgattctAGTCATAAATTTGATTGGTCTGATCATTGGTTTAACCCTATAATTAGAGTCAGTTTGGATCAGATTTTATAGGCAAAGTCAATTGGCTGGGTTAGTTGGTGAGTTGCTAGTGCATGATAATGTCTGATAACAGCAGCTAACATCTAGTGAGAATCTTCTTTAACTGAGGTCTATCTGGACTCGAAGTTCTTAATTAATGACAATGATTGATCAGATCTTGgggtcataatatttaatcacgtTAGTCCTTTTCCAAGTTGGAAAGAGCTCTGTTGCATAGATGAGGCAGGTAAAACATACTCGTTTAAGTAATTTgttctaaagaagaaaattttgatatcaaCCTTTCCCTTCTCTCTCCCATTCTTTAATAATATTTTGTTTACTCTCTTTCTTCATTAGTAATTTACTTTCTCAGTCCTCATTACTATCAATTCCAAAGAGAATCTTATTTCTTTTTTAAACATATGATGTGCTTTTTAAAACATATTATGTGGATCCTTTGCCCTTGTTTCTAATTCACACCTGTAAGCTATCTATATTTCCATGTAATGTATCATCAAGTAAGATTCGAAAGCTTGTTTTAGTGTCCAGATAATGGT encodes:
- the LOC135629535 gene encoding uncharacterized protein LOC135629535: MAFRSVFDGGALRTEFESAGISPHFVPLIWKYVLHNPACDLSDVPSLPSAAYPLLSSKFRPLTSFLSSALDSNDRLTTKLLIRLQNGNSVEAVIMRYDTRQGKYDGKPRSGGPRSTLCVSSQVGCKMGCKFCATGTMGFKNNLSSGEIVEQLVHASRITHIRNVVFMGMGEPLNNYAALVEAIQIMTGFPFQLSPKKITVSTVGIIHAINKLPIDLPTVNLAVSLHAPDQDIRCQIMPAARAFPLGKLMDALQTYQKNTQQKVFVEYIMLDGVNDHEQHAHQLGKLLVTFKVVVNLIPFNPIGNSSCFRTSSEENVRTFQKVLRGVYNIRTTIRQEMGQDISGACGQLVVNLAEQRSAGGASILKDIEDLHI